The Lysinibacillus pakistanensis genome includes a window with the following:
- a CDS encoding ATP-binding protein, with translation MELRSTKFRWFWLTIGIYVIIGIYLLFTSYSKPFINIEIEEKGENWIVTNPYYKDWANKYEIVPGDIILKVDGKDIKNISNVKYEFVIRTANKLTLEKPNGEIVHVKIKPFDIPQQFYYVFVVPTIYYFLSLILSLYLYLKQKNTPLLNLLILFILTVSLAYVSIGASGILNNVGIIVNRSSMLLCPVLLIHFLRLYFDFLNIKWLFINNIKILYVLPLSVVFLSIFGITNSSTHVALSNIILGIFFLLLIIILGIMISGNFKYKIPQLKILLSSIIIPFMPFLFLYALPEVIFHKQILSADICSLFLVLIPYSFICTQLTERLFDMEYFITRLRHYFNFSFAFTIWLMIGLYWITDLSISRMTEIFFFTFLSLIGLFYIKEKIDYRKRKILFSTKGDYIHRLYTTVDSIGRVVKIEDLLERFVQEVSLHLEIHHVYVLTYDFHTHAVTSTSKLKEYTQNQVDEVFIEQLRLGDIKKTAHFYVAFIHQDTNYKRILVVDHNQSIYLKEEELLWLELVLLYLNNFIENTKMVEGLLEQLKHMKAADKSQLPWLNKLLWLRFEEEKYQLAQELHDTNLQEQLHIAREMDVLVRTKNTDDLQTKLSKIHEHMLASLNDLRGYCENLKPPLLDTLGLNAALEKLIQKIHKRAEFVLVYTIDRLYLEDERLNLMIYRLFQELLNNALKHSYADTVEINLFETEDGFEINYSDNGVGCKMDDIILADSMGIRGMQERVQAFNGQFSINTNLGEGMSIRIIVNEGNTSTTYDYDICNKRHVHSTIG, from the coding sequence GTGGAACTAAGGTCAACTAAATTTAGATGGTTTTGGCTTACTATAGGTATATATGTAATAATAGGGATTTATTTATTATTTACATCTTATAGTAAGCCCTTTATAAATATTGAAATAGAAGAAAAAGGCGAAAATTGGATAGTAACAAATCCATACTACAAGGATTGGGCTAACAAGTATGAAATAGTGCCTGGAGATATTATATTAAAAGTAGATGGGAAAGATATAAAAAATATTTCCAATGTAAAGTATGAATTCGTAATACGTACAGCAAATAAATTAACTTTAGAGAAACCTAATGGTGAAATAGTACATGTAAAGATAAAACCATTCGATATTCCTCAACAATTTTATTATGTATTTGTTGTACCTACTATTTATTACTTCCTATCATTAATACTTTCCTTATATTTGTACCTTAAACAGAAAAATACACCATTATTAAATCTATTAATCTTATTTATACTAACAGTTTCATTAGCATATGTAAGTATAGGTGCGTCTGGAATATTAAACAATGTGGGGATTATTGTAAATCGTAGTAGTATGTTGCTATGTCCTGTGCTTTTAATTCATTTTTTAAGGCTTTACTTTGATTTTTTAAATATAAAATGGCTGTTTATCAATAATATAAAGATTCTATATGTACTCCCTCTATCGGTAGTATTTTTAAGCATTTTTGGTATTACAAATAGTTCTACTCATGTCGCGCTTTCAAATATAATCTTAGGGATATTTTTCTTACTACTTATCATAATTCTTGGGATTATGATTTCAGGGAATTTTAAATATAAAATACCACAATTAAAAATATTATTGAGCAGTATTATTATTCCTTTTATGCCCTTTCTGTTTCTATACGCGTTACCAGAAGTTATCTTTCATAAACAAATTCTTTCGGCAGATATTTGTTCTCTTTTTTTAGTATTGATACCTTATAGTTTTATTTGTACACAGCTCACTGAACGTTTATTTGATATGGAATACTTCATTACACGGTTACGTCATTATTTTAATTTCTCTTTTGCCTTTACGATTTGGCTAATGATTGGTCTTTATTGGATTACTGATTTATCGATTTCAAGAATGACAGAAATCTTCTTTTTTACTTTTTTGTCATTAATCGGCCTTTTTTATATAAAAGAGAAGATTGATTATCGCAAGCGGAAAATCCTGTTTTCTACAAAGGGAGATTATATCCATCGTTTGTATACAACTGTTGATAGTATAGGTAGAGTGGTAAAAATTGAAGATTTACTAGAAAGATTTGTTCAGGAAGTCTCCCTGCATCTTGAAATCCATCATGTTTATGTCCTCACCTATGATTTTCACACACATGCCGTTACTTCAACGAGCAAATTAAAAGAATATACACAAAATCAAGTGGATGAAGTATTCATTGAGCAGCTACGGTTAGGGGATATTAAGAAAACGGCTCATTTTTACGTTGCCTTTATTCATCAAGATACGAATTATAAAAGAATTCTAGTTGTGGATCATAATCAATCTATTTATCTAAAAGAAGAGGAATTATTATGGCTAGAGCTAGTGCTTCTGTATTTAAATAATTTTATTGAAAATACGAAAATGGTTGAGGGTCTATTAGAACAGCTAAAGCATATGAAAGCAGCGGATAAAAGCCAATTGCCATGGCTCAATAAATTACTTTGGCTACGGTTTGAAGAAGAAAAATATCAATTGGCACAAGAGTTACACGATACAAACCTACAAGAACAGCTACATATCGCTAGAGAAATGGATGTGCTTGTCCGTACGAAGAATACGGATGATCTTCAAACAAAGCTTTCGAAGATTCATGAACATATGCTAGCTTCTTTAAATGATTTAAGAGGCTATTGTGAAAATTTAAAGCCTCCTTTATTAGATACTTTGGGCCTAAATGCTGCCCTTGAGAAGCTTATTCAAAAAATTCATAAACGTGCTGAATTTGTTTTAGTTTATACCATTGATCGCCTTTACTTAGAAGATGAGCGTTTAAACTTAATGATTTATCGTCTTTTCCAAGAGCTATTGAATAATGCTTTGAAGCATTCATATGCTGATACGGTTGAAATTAACCTATTTGAAACAGAAGATGGATTTGAGATTAATTATTCTGATAATGGTGTTGGCTGTAAGATGGATGATATTATTCTTGCTGATTCCATGGGGATTAGGGGAATGCAAGAACGGGTACAAGCTTTTAATGGTCAGTTCTCAATCAATACGAATTTAGGGGAAGGAATGTCCATTCGAATTATAGTGAATGAAGGAAATACTTCCACTACTTATGACTACGATATCTGTAATAAAAGGCATGTTCATAGTACCATAGGATAA
- the comX gene encoding competence pheromone ComX — protein MINMIQFLEQNPSVVSLLKEKKASLIGITELEQKAILDSFDEELCIENRLWN, from the coding sequence ATGATTAACATGATTCAATTTTTGGAGCAAAATCCGTCAGTAGTATCTTTGTTAAAAGAAAAAAAGGCTTCTCTTATTGGCATTACAGAACTTGAACAAAAGGCAATCTTAGATTCGTTTGATGAAGAGCTGTGTATAGAAAATCGTTTGTGGAACTAA
- a CDS encoding Lrp/AsnC family transcriptional regulator encodes MESFVSKILDAIDIQTLDILQKESQISNAELARRVNLSPPATHTRIKRLESEGFINRQVAILNPEKLGFDLLCYVFISTNIHQAEQLDILENTLEEMPEILECHCLTGEYDYLLKVVIRDRRELDSFIRKLNKLGISRIQTNLSLREIKHSTVLPITNVEFGK; translated from the coding sequence GTGGAATCATTTGTCAGCAAAATTTTAGATGCCATCGATATACAAACTTTAGATATTTTACAAAAGGAATCTCAAATAAGTAATGCCGAACTTGCAAGACGTGTTAATTTGTCCCCACCAGCAACACATACAAGAATAAAACGCTTAGAGAGTGAAGGGTTTATTAATAGACAGGTAGCAATTTTAAATCCAGAAAAGCTTGGATTTGATTTACTGTGCTATGTTTTTATCAGCACAAATATCCATCAAGCTGAACAATTAGATATTTTGGAAAATACTTTAGAGGAAATGCCAGAAATATTAGAATGTCATTGTTTAACAGGGGAATACGACTATCTGCTAAAGGTAGTAATAAGAGACAGGAGGGAGCTGGATAGCTTTATAAGAAAGTTAAATAAGCTTGGTATATCAAGAATTCAAACTAATTTATCATTAAGAGAAATCAAACATTCTACAGTTTTGCCTATAACTAACGTTGAGTTTGGAAAATAG
- a CDS encoding DMT family transporter — protein MSKFYVLLLLLTSLLWGGNFVVGKSLVDHASPLTLTSLRWIIAIAVLLPMVWWKDKKIIPSSHAVLPLILMGISGVALFNLLQFSALEQTTSTNVGLISALNTISIAIFSYFFLKERINIRQVLSMMISLLGVLIVLSKGKINLLFSTDYNMGDLQMVLAVGVWGIYSVCSLWAMKTTSPLMCTLYSGLFGLLILLPMNIFHFHIYNINYSFILSILYTGVISTVVCLVLWNIGIQKLGGTASGIYLNFNPIFTAILAFLFLGEQLTWLQGVGGLMVILGCYLFTYFKKLKGVSFNIFSVTNPRK, from the coding sequence ATGTCAAAGTTTTATGTGTTATTGTTACTCTTAACAAGCTTGCTTTGGGGAGGAAATTTTGTAGTTGGCAAATCTCTTGTAGATCATGCTTCACCGCTGACATTAACGAGCTTAAGGTGGATCATTGCTATTGCTGTTCTACTGCCTATGGTTTGGTGGAAGGACAAAAAAATAATCCCTTCCTCACATGCAGTTTTACCATTAATTTTAATGGGCATCTCAGGTGTTGCGCTATTTAACCTTCTCCAATTTTCAGCATTAGAACAAACTACCTCAACCAATGTTGGGTTAATTTCAGCACTAAATACTATTTCTATTGCTATTTTTTCATATTTCTTTTTAAAAGAAAGAATCAATATACGACAAGTTTTATCTATGATGATTTCACTTTTAGGTGTCCTGATTGTTCTGTCCAAAGGAAAGATTAATTTACTATTTTCTACGGATTATAATATGGGGGATTTACAGATGGTACTAGCTGTAGGTGTTTGGGGGATATACTCCGTATGTAGCTTATGGGCGATGAAAACGACTTCTCCCCTAATGTGTACCTTATATTCAGGTTTATTTGGACTTCTTATTCTTCTACCCATGAATATCTTTCATTTTCATATTTATAATATCAATTATTCTTTTATTTTATCGATTTTATATACAGGTGTTATCTCTACTGTTGTTTGCCTTGTTCTTTGGAATATTGGCATACAAAAATTAGGCGGCACAGCATCTGGCATTTACTTGAATTTCAATCCAATTTTTACTGCCATCCTTGCGTTTTTGTTTTTAGGCGAACAATTGACATGGCTACAAGGTGTCGGAGGATTAATGGTCATTTTAGGGTGCTATTTATTCACATACTTTAAAAAATTAAAAGGAGTTTCTTTTAACATTTTTAGCGTAACGAATCCAAGAAAATAA
- a CDS encoding metal-dependent hydrolase family protein, whose amino-acid sequence MNKRLALKNCHIIHGDSNKSIADNMTILINENGIIEHIGKTKELKISKNYKTINLAGKYVMPGLINAHVHLFSDGKPFTMSSNESMLKTGHKLLDTKMGRALLKKRMKRNALNALHAGITTMRSVGEFFYTDVHLRDEIKANKFIGPNLLVSGYFLSVTGGHGAPYLALVSDSPWEGRKNVRINSKHGVDLIKICVTGGVTDAKAIGEAGRLQMTEEEVTAICDEAHKMGLLVAAHAESTEGVRIALKGGVDTIEHGAEMDEEIIALYQHNPKALRGYSALIPTCQAGYPVATLDSAITKVKHVVKENSKLVYEGMIISLKQAITNHIKIGVGTDAAMPYVTHYDLWRELNHFLKYTSLSPNQVIECVTKSNAEILGIDHITGTVDIGKQADLIVLERNPLEAIQTLSEVKMVLIKGHLIKNPTVSRINKVDKLLNSKF is encoded by the coding sequence ATGAACAAAAGATTAGCATTGAAAAATTGTCATATCATTCATGGAGATAGTAATAAGTCTATTGCAGATAATATGACCATTTTAATAAATGAAAATGGCATCATTGAACATATCGGAAAAACGAAGGAATTGAAGATTTCTAAAAACTATAAAACCATCAATTTAGCTGGTAAATATGTGATGCCAGGATTAATAAATGCACATGTACATCTTTTCTCAGATGGAAAACCATTTACAATGTCATCAAATGAAAGCATGTTGAAAACGGGGCATAAGCTGTTAGATACAAAAATGGGTAGAGCATTATTAAAGAAACGAATGAAGAGAAATGCCCTAAACGCCTTACATGCTGGGATAACAACGATGCGTAGTGTGGGTGAATTCTTTTACACGGATGTTCATTTACGGGATGAAATCAAGGCAAATAAATTTATTGGTCCAAATTTGCTTGTATCCGGTTATTTTCTTAGTGTTACTGGTGGGCATGGTGCACCATACTTAGCACTAGTAAGTGATTCACCATGGGAAGGAAGAAAAAATGTAAGAATAAATAGTAAACATGGTGTAGATCTAATAAAAATTTGTGTGACAGGTGGTGTGACCGATGCAAAAGCGATAGGTGAGGCTGGTAGGTTACAAATGACGGAAGAAGAGGTAACTGCTATTTGTGATGAGGCACATAAAATGGGTTTACTCGTAGCGGCCCATGCAGAAAGTACAGAAGGTGTAAGAATCGCCTTAAAAGGTGGGGTGGATACAATTGAACATGGAGCTGAAATGGATGAAGAGATTATTGCCTTATATCAACATAATCCAAAAGCTTTAAGAGGTTATTCTGCTTTAATTCCAACTTGTCAGGCTGGATATCCTGTTGCAACTCTTGATTCAGCAATCACGAAGGTCAAACATGTTGTCAAAGAGAATTCCAAACTAGTTTATGAGGGAATGATCATTAGTTTAAAACAAGCCATCACAAATCATATCAAAATAGGTGTCGGAACTGACGCTGCTATGCCCTATGTTACTCATTATGATTTATGGAGAGAGCTCAATCATTTCTTAAAGTATACAAGCCTTAGTCCAAATCAAGTTATTGAATGTGTAACAAAATCCAATGCAGAAATTTTAGGAATTGATCATATTACTGGAACTGTAGATATTGGGAAACAGGCTGACTTAATTGTTCTAGAGCGAAATCCATTAGAAGCGATACAAACCTTATCAGAGGTAAAGATGGTCTTGATAAAAGGGCATTTGATAAAAAATCCTACAGTTTCTAGAATTAATAAAGTTGATAAATTGTTAAATTCCAAATTTTAA
- a CDS encoding TetR/AcrR family transcriptional regulator, whose protein sequence is MQAKKDEVKNEIESAALKLFFKKGYIDAKMSDIAKEINISVGNIYTYFKNKKELFYAVVSPTLVDYLKNVLVESIHLYNQAYFDGTKIAENAALLEEQMNALTKYRMQIVIIFERNKGTIYQNSKNELIDLMLETKRPYLKNSYKSYEISSEENIILLDIISNNVIDMLLDLLKRELSEDSRKRIFEALTIYRLYGMKNLNE, encoded by the coding sequence TTGCAAGCAAAAAAGGATGAAGTGAAGAATGAAATTGAGTCTGCTGCACTCAAGCTGTTTTTTAAAAAGGGCTATATAGATGCTAAAATGAGCGATATAGCAAAGGAGATTAATATCTCAGTCGGGAATATTTATACCTATTTTAAAAATAAAAAGGAACTGTTTTATGCTGTTGTCTCACCAACACTAGTGGATTATTTAAAGAATGTTTTAGTGGAAAGCATACATCTCTATAATCAGGCTTATTTTGATGGTACTAAAATTGCTGAAAACGCTGCATTGTTAGAAGAACAAATGAATGCCTTAACCAAATATCGTATGCAGATTGTTATTATTTTTGAGCGAAACAAAGGAACAATCTATCAAAATTCTAAAAATGAGCTAATTGATTTAATGCTTGAAACGAAAAGACCCTATTTAAAAAATAGCTATAAGAGCTATGAAATCAGTAGTGAGGAAAATATAATTTTGTTAGATATTATCTCGAATAATGTAATAGATATGCTGTTAGATTTATTAAAACGGGAACTAAGTGAAGATAGTCGTAAACGAATTTTTGAGGCATTGACTATCTATCGATTATATGGCATGAAAAATTTAAATGAATAG